In the genome of Pseudoliparis swirei isolate HS2019 ecotype Mariana Trench chromosome 3, NWPU_hadal_v1, whole genome shotgun sequence, one region contains:
- the defbl2 gene encoding beta-defensin-like 2, with amino-acid sequence MKRLSSVLLVVLLMLAVGEGDNDPDPQSWTCGSGGLCRRFCFARESVAGRHGCPPRHR; translated from the exons ATGAAGAGACTGAGCTCGGTTCTCCTCGTGGTTCTCCTGATGCTGGCGGTCGGGGAGGGTGA CAATGATCCAGACCCGCAGTCCTGGACCTGCGGGTCTGGAGGACTCTGCAGACGGTTCTGCTTCGCCAGGGAGAGCGTCGCCGGTCGTCACGGCTGCCCTCCGAGACACAGGTGA